The following coding sequences are from one Clarias gariepinus isolate MV-2021 ecotype Netherlands chromosome 19, CGAR_prim_01v2, whole genome shotgun sequence window:
- the shroom3 gene encoding protein Shroom3 isoform X2 has protein sequence MSGTSLFVEAFLRGGAPWGFTLKGGLEHGEPLIISKVEEGGKAGSLQCPLLVGDEVIIINGVELSGFRQEAISLVKGSYKTLQLTVRREHCADLCCSETLTPSPSHQADTDRCSKGVQIRIKHRSSEPVSRPHSWHSAKVGEGPLDSGSMMQISQGAMGAPWHQSYHASASTTDLSSYDAGYLRKSPDQYSSRGSMESLDHSHPAYSSCNQLSVSKSSNSIDHLHSKRDSAYSSFSTSSSIPEYLAAGPSFSKERSYSMDSVPQHRTTEGMHQADIRYVRTVYDSQQGVSAEQEVLSAAGIKTNETKGQSRCGSTQDRVCHRSNSTSGSNNSSGNSHCGTVTSHRHSAGPAWGQTHNDNSYDNLKGAPSPPLRSDSYAATRNHERPSSWSSLEQARSLRALQKGSWHHSSGSVASGKPSFGIEGQLHTVIEKSPESSPTVKPKQSLPPLSQPGSAMLPTSIYPVPLPEPHFAQMPTTIPSSSTVYPALAKESKPIPQKEHCGETDSDVRMTTENGYQSTASYSNSVQSLVFPQPKQTNQVKDDPQTKCGFYRSHFHTQGSKPQVLSIGQERKDPYTPVQPRREKPRYSHGMDVMESYRQPREEELSRCQEQNVHLQPFYSLCEVVQEHALPQGNDQRINTSGRFHNEPNTYQQRDQDLDHPLTRLENALVEVQRCDTPQSTTSSNQIERSMSVMEKVSHFERQQTKPRSHSHTLSNYSSSVCPSQATPSIKWSLSGLQKGYVPQGRCWGTRHEGNAESLQDLQPGYVSTDQAQHRKPHDLHRSKSSFQLNEENGQDFHRSKSTFHLEENSKDIQWKEGHQDILGTVPDTTCTRAYRDSIKDAQSKVLRSTSFRRRDLNINPPPVPAKHMSLDRKGTNTCPKPTSPHTPKERHVIPIELPDKATAPELPRVPPVGPTVMRICGRKRLTMEQKKLSYSEPENIHEVGTSDQESSLFQRKVPPQFQLPETSVADRRRMFELVATRSSGTTLGTSKPELKQMQQDALADYVERKTGRRMEGRLHRPHSAYMQSTSCLAMDSQSRTSTTSMSSLQEPGRESISEVNRQSFTLTANTQYPLHSKINSHTRSKSENYHPSFRPQIAEPQKPERQAKRIIPNHAPDPNLAHSHNTPASQSLDEIFEKAVSARSSGKSASAEDLLDRKEGHLVSQHFRSKSSPTVENHNLDALAKDLRLFGSVSKVNRASSVAPEQRSLSEVGLERSSSLNPGLNQAQPPVIRRERQRHSDRPRSHSASGLAASVGLPCPFSSSEWQRTNNTQCQPNLDAITFPGTVPENETIPFSEKDNQNSANATSSKEAPNNLEKTDHDLSAPHQGVAESLTSFSFNPPHEPCHSGLPTSPKDSPKDISPIRSLHSLRISESSLGFAQSVSQEEDDDVFLTPTSPPLNPLSRKEGNLSEEPSLPYPSDQSQIKEEALGITVFQESQKMISTSEHPSVTTTHQERDGQLHNLLTLSVTTDPNIIAVISEAETEELSESHELPLLARRERTEVEIRVETLARELVSRDEALVPLLDIWASTTTLDLMEDIFPFCSSGPWHQGKNGSSHAGDSVKNTVCVPPEDHASPVQGKIETNLDEEESNFNEKKVELLQVLTSSIEALRTERERLAEEQQCYCTLGCRIEALVQEHCKPNETDKYRMFIGDLEKIVNLLLSLSGRLARVENALNVLQGEPEKGSDEEKASLQQKQMQLRSQQEDARELKENLDRRERIVLQFLSGYLSTVQLQDYRRYIRAKPALLIRQRHLDELIRQGEEQLCRLSEITKQELNPETGFTPSSCSDSFSSTRPTAVTSL, from the exons agagCACTGTGCAGATTTATGCTGTAGTGAGACCCTTACACCGTCACCTTCCCATCAAGCCGATACAGACAGATGCAGCAAAGGAGTTCAGATACGCATCAAacacag GAGCAGTGAGCCTGTGTCCCGTCCTCATTCCTGGCACTCTGCTAAGGTGGGCGAGGGCCCTCTGGACTCTGGCAGCATGATGCAGATATCCCAGGGTGCCATGGGAGCTCCCTGGCACCAAAGCTACCATGCCAG CGCCTCTACCACAGACCTGTCAAGTTATGACGCAGGATATCTGAGGAAAAGTCCAGACCAGTACAGCTCAAGGGGAAGTATGGAAAGCCTAGATCATTCACACCCTGCTTACAGTTCCTGCAATCAGCTGTCAGTCTCCAAATCCTCAAATAGCATTGACCATCTCCACAGCAAACGTGATTCTGCATACAGTTCTTTTTCTACCAGCTCAAGTATTCCAGAATACCTTGCAGCTGGGCCATCATTCAGCAAGGAGCGGTCATACTCCATGGACAGTGTCCCTCAACATAGAACTACAGAAGGCATGCATCAGGCTGATATTCGTTATGTCCGCACAGTATATGACTCTCAACAGGGTGTGTCAGCAGAGCAAGAGGTCCTTTCTGCAGCAGGGATAAAAACAAATGAGACCAAAGGACAGTCTAGATGTGGAAGCACACAGGACAGGGTTTGTCATCGTTCTAACAGCACCAGTGGCAGCAACAATAGTAGTGGAAACAGCCATTGTGGTACAGTCACATCTCATCGTCATAGTGCAGGTCCAGCATGGGGCCAAACACACAATGACAACTCTTACGATAACCTAAAGGGGGCGCCTTCGCCTCCCTTACGTAGTGACAGCTATGCAGCGACTCGGAATCATGAGCGACCCAGCTCTTGGTCCAGTCTTGAGCAGGCTCGGTCTTTACGGGCTCTCCAAAAGGGTTCTTGGCATCACTCTAGTGGTTCTGTGGCATCAGGAAAACCATCATTTGGAATAGAGGGTCAACTTCACACAGTAATTGAAAAGAGTCCAGAAAGTAGCCCAACAGTTAAACCCAAGCAAAGCCTTCCACCTTTATCTCAGCCTGGATCTGCCATGCTGCCGACCAGCATCTACCCTGTTCCACTGCCAGAGCCCCATTTTGCACAGATGCCGACTACAATCCCAAGCTCTAGTACTGTATACCCAGCACTTGCCAAGGAGAGCAAACCTATCCCTCAGAAAGAACACTGTGGAGAAACGGATTCTGATGTTAGGATGACAACAGAAAATGGATACCAAAGCACCGCTTCCTACTCCAATTCTGTCCAATCACTTGTTTTTCCGCAACCTAAACAGACAAACCAAGTGAAAGATGACCCACAGACCAAATGTGGCTTTTATAGGTCTCATTTTCATACTCAGGGGTCCAAGCCTCAAGTGTTGTCCATAGGCCAGGAAAGAAAGGATCCTTACACCCCTGTTCAGCCAAGGCGAGAGAAACCCAGATACTCACATGGCATGGATGTTATGGAGTCTTATAGACAACCCAGAGAGGAAGAGCTAAGCAGATGTCAAGAACAGAATGTCCATCTACAACCATTTTACTCATTATGTGAGGTTGTACAGGAACATGCCCTACCTCAAGGAAATGATCAAAGAATCAACACTTCAGGTAGGTTCCACAACGAACCCAACACCTATCAGCAGAGGGACCAAGACCTGGATCATCCCCTAACCCGACTTGAGAATGCACTAGTAGAGGTTCAGAGATGTGATACCCCACAAAGCACCACTAGCAGCAACCAAATTGAACGTAGCATGTCAGTAATGGAAAAAGTCAGTCACTTTGAGAGACAGCAGACCAAACCACGTAGTCACAGTCACACCCTCTCCAATTACAGCTCCTCAGTTTGTCCAAGTCAGGCTACCCCCAGCATCAAGTGGTCCCTGTCTGGACTGCAGAAAGGGTATGTTCCTCAAGGAAGGTGTTGGGGCACCAGACATGAGGGAAATGCAGAATCATTACAGGATTTACAGCCAGGGTATGTTAGCACTGATCAAGCTCAACATAGGAAACCGCATGACCTACACAGAAGCAAGAGCTCTTTCCAGCTAAATGAAGAAAATGGCCAAGACTTTCATAGGAGCAAGAGCACTTTTCATCTcgaggaaaacagcaaggatATACAATGGAAAGAAGGCCATCAAGACATTTTAGGCACAGTTCCTGACACTACCTGTACTCGAGCATACAGAGACAGCATTAAGGATGCTCAGTCTAAGGTGTTGAGATCCACTTCATTCAGAAGACGAGACTTAAACATAAACCCTCCTCCTGTTCCTGCGAAGCATATGTCCCTGGATAGAAAGGGAACGAATACGTGCCCCAAACCCACATCTCCACACACTCCTAAGGAACGGCATGTTATTCCTATCGAGCTACCAGACAAGGCCACTGCTCCTGAGCTTCCAAGAGTGCCTCCTGTAGGGCCTACAGTTATGCGAATATGTGGACGAAAAAGATTGACCATGGAACAAAAGAAATTGTCATACTCTGAGCCGGAGAACATTCATGAGGTCGGAACTTCTGATCAAGAGTCTAGCTTATTTCAAAGGAAGGTACCACCGCAATTCCAGCTCCCTGAGACAAGTGTTGCAGATCGACGAAGGATGTTTGAACTTGTAGCTACTCGTAGTTCAGGTACTACATTGGGCACTTCTAAACCTGAGTTAAAGCAAATGCAGCAAGATGCTTTGGCTGATTATGTGGAGCGTAAGACTGGTCGACGAATGGAAGGACGTCTTCATCGTCCTCATAGTGCCTACATGCAGTCAACCTCCTGTTTGGCCATGGACTCACAAAGCCGGACCTCCACAACTAGCATGAGCTCTCTTCAGGAACCAGGAAGAGAGAGCATCTCTGAAGTTAACCGCCAGTCTTTCACTCTTACAGCCAATACACAATATCCTTTGCACTCTAAAATAAATAGCCACACTCGGTCAAAATCAGAAAACTATCACCCTTCCTTTAGACCACAGATTGCAGAACCACAGAAACCAGAAAGGCAAGCAAAGAGAATCATTCCCAATCATGCTCCAGATCCAAACTTGGCTCACTCCCACAATACTCCTGCTAGTCAAAGCTTAGATGAGATTTTTGAAAAAGCAGTTTCAGCCAGAAGCTCAGGGAAATCAGCTTCTGCAGAGGACCTCTTAGATCGCAAAGAAGGTCATCTTGTTTCTCAGCACTTCAGATCAAAATCCTCTCCGACTGTGGAAAACCACAATCTG gATGCCTTGGCCAAAGACCTCAGATTGTTCGGGAGTGTTTCTAAAGTAaacag AGCATCAAGTGTAGCACCTGAGCAAagatcactcagtgaagttggTCTGGAACGGAGCTCATCGCTAAACCCGGGTCTAAATCAGGCGCAGCCACCCGTGATAAGGCGGGAGCGACAGCGCCACTCAGACCGACCGCGGTCTCACAGCGCCTCAGGCCTGGCAGCTTCTGTCGGATTGCCCTGTCCTTTCTCCTCTTCGGAGTGGCAAAGGACCAACAATACACAATGCCAACCCAACCTTGATGCCATTACGTTCCCAGGCACTGTTCCTGAAAATGAAACAATTCCGTTTTCAGAAAAGGACAATCAAAATTCTGCCAATGCCACCAGTTCCAAAGAAGCACCGAACAACTTGGAGAAGACAGACCATGACCTTTCAGCTCCTCACCAAGGAGTTGCAGAGTCGCTCACATCTTTCTCTTTCAACCCACCTCACGAGCCATGCCATTCTGGATTGCCCACTTCTCCCAAAGACTCTCCCAAAGATATCTCTCCCATTCGGTCTCTCCACTCTCTACGGATCTCAGAGTCTAGTCTTGGCTTTGCCCAGTCTGTTTCacaggaggaggatgatgatgtgTTTTTAACTCCAACTTCTCCACCACTAAACCCACTGtcaagaaaagaaggaaacctATCTGAAGAACCTTCACTTCCCTACCCATCAGACCAGTCCCAAATAAAGGAAGAGGCACTCGGCATTACAGTGTTTCAAGAATCACAAAAGATGATCAG CACCTCTGAGCATCCATCTGTCACAACCACCCACCAAGAAAGAGACGGTCAGTTGCATAACCTCTTAACCCTGTCAGTAACCACTGACCCCAATATCATCGCTGTGATCTCTGAAGCCGAGACAGAAGAGCTCTCAGAAAGCCATGAATTGCCATTGCTGGCCAGGAGGGAGCGCACGGAGGTGGAGATCCGGGTAGAGACTCTTGCCCGGGAGCTGGTAAGCCGGGATGAGGCTCTTGTTCCTCTTCTGGACATCTGGGCAAGCACCACTACACTGGACTTGATGGAGGACATCTTTCCTTTCTGCTCCTCTGGTCCATGGCACCAAGGCAAGAATGGCAGCAGTCATGCGGGTGACAG TGTTAAGAATACAGTGTGTGTTCCTCCTGAGGATCATGCGAGCCCCGTTCAGGGAAAAATAGAGACTAATCTGGATGAGGAAGAGTCCAACTTTAATGAGAAGAAG GTGGAGCTCCTCCAGGTTCTGACCTCGAGCATAGAGGCATTgcggacagagagagagagactggccGAGGAGCAGCAGTGCTACTGTACTTTGGGCTGCAGGATAGAGGCGCTGGTGCAGGAGCACTGCAAACCCAATGAGACTGACAAGTACCGCATGTTCATCGGCGACCTAGAAAAAATCGTCAATTTGCTGCTTTCTCTGAGCGGACGCCTGGCACGTGTGGAGAACGCCCTTAACGTCCTGCAGGGGGAGCCAGAAAAGGGAAGCGACGAGGAGAAG gcatcCTTGCAGCAGAAACAAATGCAGCTGCGCAGTCAGCAGGAAGATGCACGTGAGCTGAAAGAGAACCTGGACCGACGTGAGCGCATTGTGCTCCAGTTCCTGAGTGGCTATCTGAGCACCGTGCAACTGCAGGACTATCGCCGCTACATTCGCGCCAAACCGGCCCTGCTCATCCGCCAGCGCCACCTGGACGAACTCATCCGCCAGGGAGAGGAACAACTGTGCAGACTGAGTGAGATCACGAAGCAAGAGCTCAACCCAGAAACAGGCTTCACCCCGTCATCTTGTAGTGATTCATTCAGCTCGACAAGACCGACCGCTGTGACCTCACTCTGA
- the shroom3 gene encoding protein Shroom3 isoform X3, whose product MSGTSLFVEAFLRGGAPWGFTLKGGLEHGEPLIISKVEEGGKAGSLQCPLLVGDEVIIINGVELSGFRQEAISLVKGSYKTLQLTVRRLRAECSSQNTESCRSSEPVSRPHSWHSAKVGEGPLDSGSMMQISQGAMGAPWHQSYHASASTTDLSSYDAGYLRKSPDQYSSRGSMESLDHSHPAYSSCNQLSVSKSSNSIDHLHSKRDSAYSSFSTSSSIPEYLAAGPSFSKERSYSMDSVPQHRTTEGMHQADIRYVRTVYDSQQGVSAEQEVLSAAGIKTNETKGQSRCGSTQDRVCHRSNSTSGSNNSSGNSHCGTVTSHRHSAGPAWGQTHNDNSYDNLKGAPSPPLRSDSYAATRNHERPSSWSSLEQARSLRALQKGSWHHSSGSVASGKPSFGIEGQLHTVIEKSPESSPTVKPKQSLPPLSQPGSAMLPTSIYPVPLPEPHFAQMPTTIPSSSTVYPALAKESKPIPQKEHCGETDSDVRMTTENGYQSTASYSNSVQSLVFPQPKQTNQVKDDPQTKCGFYRSHFHTQGSKPQVLSIGQERKDPYTPVQPRREKPRYSHGMDVMESYRQPREEELSRCQEQNVHLQPFYSLCEVVQEHALPQGNDQRINTSGRFHNEPNTYQQRDQDLDHPLTRLENALVEVQRCDTPQSTTSSNQIERSMSVMEKVSHFERQQTKPRSHSHTLSNYSSSVCPSQATPSIKWSLSGLQKGYVPQGRCWGTRHEGNAESLQDLQPGYVSTDQAQHRKPHDLHRSKSSFQLNEENGQDFHRSKSTFHLEENSKDIQWKEGHQDILGTVPDTTCTRAYRDSIKDAQSKVLRSTSFRRRDLNINPPPVPAKHMSLDRKGTNTCPKPTSPHTPKERHVIPIELPDKATAPELPRVPPVGPTVMRICGRKRLTMEQKKLSYSEPENIHEVGTSDQESSLFQRKVPPQFQLPETSVADRRRMFELVATRSSGTTLGTSKPELKQMQQDALADYVERKTGRRMEGRLHRPHSAYMQSTSCLAMDSQSRTSTTSMSSLQEPGRESISEVNRQSFTLTANTQYPLHSKINSHTRSKSENYHPSFRPQIAEPQKPERQAKRIIPNHAPDPNLAHSHNTPASQSLDEIFEKAVSARSSGKSASAEDLLDRKEGHLVSQHFRSKSSPTVENHNLDALAKDLRLFGSVSKVNRASSVAPEQRSLSEVGLERSSSLNPGLNQAQPPVIRRERQRHSDRPRSHSASGLAASVGLPCPFSSSEWQRTNNTQCQPNLDAITFPGTVPENETIPFSEKDNQNSANATSSKEAPNNLEKTDHDLSAPHQGVAESLTSFSFNPPHEPCHSGLPTSPKDSPKDISPIRSLHSLRISESSLGFAQSVSQEEDDDVFLTPTSPPLNPLSRKEGNLSEEPSLPYPSDQSQIKEEALGITVFQESQKMISTSEHPSVTTTHQERDGQLHNLLTLSVTTDPNIIAVISEAETEELSESHELPLLARRERTEVEIRVETLARELVSRDEALVPLLDIWASTTTLDLMEDIFPFCSSGPWHQGKNGSSHAGDSVKNTVCVPPEDHASPVQGKIETNLDEEESNFNEKKVELLQVLTSSIEALRTERERLAEEQQCYCTLGCRIEALVQEHCKPNETDKYRMFIGDLEKIVNLLLSLSGRLARVENALNVLQGEPEKGSDEEKASLQQKQMQLRSQQEDARELKENLDRRERIVLQFLSGYLSTVQLQDYRRYIRAKPALLIRQRHLDELIRQGEEQLCRLSEITKQELNPETGFTPSSCSDSFSSTRPTAVTSL is encoded by the exons GTTGAGAGCCGAGTGCAGCAGCCAAAACACAGAATCCTGCAG GAGCAGTGAGCCTGTGTCCCGTCCTCATTCCTGGCACTCTGCTAAGGTGGGCGAGGGCCCTCTGGACTCTGGCAGCATGATGCAGATATCCCAGGGTGCCATGGGAGCTCCCTGGCACCAAAGCTACCATGCCAG CGCCTCTACCACAGACCTGTCAAGTTATGACGCAGGATATCTGAGGAAAAGTCCAGACCAGTACAGCTCAAGGGGAAGTATGGAAAGCCTAGATCATTCACACCCTGCTTACAGTTCCTGCAATCAGCTGTCAGTCTCCAAATCCTCAAATAGCATTGACCATCTCCACAGCAAACGTGATTCTGCATACAGTTCTTTTTCTACCAGCTCAAGTATTCCAGAATACCTTGCAGCTGGGCCATCATTCAGCAAGGAGCGGTCATACTCCATGGACAGTGTCCCTCAACATAGAACTACAGAAGGCATGCATCAGGCTGATATTCGTTATGTCCGCACAGTATATGACTCTCAACAGGGTGTGTCAGCAGAGCAAGAGGTCCTTTCTGCAGCAGGGATAAAAACAAATGAGACCAAAGGACAGTCTAGATGTGGAAGCACACAGGACAGGGTTTGTCATCGTTCTAACAGCACCAGTGGCAGCAACAATAGTAGTGGAAACAGCCATTGTGGTACAGTCACATCTCATCGTCATAGTGCAGGTCCAGCATGGGGCCAAACACACAATGACAACTCTTACGATAACCTAAAGGGGGCGCCTTCGCCTCCCTTACGTAGTGACAGCTATGCAGCGACTCGGAATCATGAGCGACCCAGCTCTTGGTCCAGTCTTGAGCAGGCTCGGTCTTTACGGGCTCTCCAAAAGGGTTCTTGGCATCACTCTAGTGGTTCTGTGGCATCAGGAAAACCATCATTTGGAATAGAGGGTCAACTTCACACAGTAATTGAAAAGAGTCCAGAAAGTAGCCCAACAGTTAAACCCAAGCAAAGCCTTCCACCTTTATCTCAGCCTGGATCTGCCATGCTGCCGACCAGCATCTACCCTGTTCCACTGCCAGAGCCCCATTTTGCACAGATGCCGACTACAATCCCAAGCTCTAGTACTGTATACCCAGCACTTGCCAAGGAGAGCAAACCTATCCCTCAGAAAGAACACTGTGGAGAAACGGATTCTGATGTTAGGATGACAACAGAAAATGGATACCAAAGCACCGCTTCCTACTCCAATTCTGTCCAATCACTTGTTTTTCCGCAACCTAAACAGACAAACCAAGTGAAAGATGACCCACAGACCAAATGTGGCTTTTATAGGTCTCATTTTCATACTCAGGGGTCCAAGCCTCAAGTGTTGTCCATAGGCCAGGAAAGAAAGGATCCTTACACCCCTGTTCAGCCAAGGCGAGAGAAACCCAGATACTCACATGGCATGGATGTTATGGAGTCTTATAGACAACCCAGAGAGGAAGAGCTAAGCAGATGTCAAGAACAGAATGTCCATCTACAACCATTTTACTCATTATGTGAGGTTGTACAGGAACATGCCCTACCTCAAGGAAATGATCAAAGAATCAACACTTCAGGTAGGTTCCACAACGAACCCAACACCTATCAGCAGAGGGACCAAGACCTGGATCATCCCCTAACCCGACTTGAGAATGCACTAGTAGAGGTTCAGAGATGTGATACCCCACAAAGCACCACTAGCAGCAACCAAATTGAACGTAGCATGTCAGTAATGGAAAAAGTCAGTCACTTTGAGAGACAGCAGACCAAACCACGTAGTCACAGTCACACCCTCTCCAATTACAGCTCCTCAGTTTGTCCAAGTCAGGCTACCCCCAGCATCAAGTGGTCCCTGTCTGGACTGCAGAAAGGGTATGTTCCTCAAGGAAGGTGTTGGGGCACCAGACATGAGGGAAATGCAGAATCATTACAGGATTTACAGCCAGGGTATGTTAGCACTGATCAAGCTCAACATAGGAAACCGCATGACCTACACAGAAGCAAGAGCTCTTTCCAGCTAAATGAAGAAAATGGCCAAGACTTTCATAGGAGCAAGAGCACTTTTCATCTcgaggaaaacagcaaggatATACAATGGAAAGAAGGCCATCAAGACATTTTAGGCACAGTTCCTGACACTACCTGTACTCGAGCATACAGAGACAGCATTAAGGATGCTCAGTCTAAGGTGTTGAGATCCACTTCATTCAGAAGACGAGACTTAAACATAAACCCTCCTCCTGTTCCTGCGAAGCATATGTCCCTGGATAGAAAGGGAACGAATACGTGCCCCAAACCCACATCTCCACACACTCCTAAGGAACGGCATGTTATTCCTATCGAGCTACCAGACAAGGCCACTGCTCCTGAGCTTCCAAGAGTGCCTCCTGTAGGGCCTACAGTTATGCGAATATGTGGACGAAAAAGATTGACCATGGAACAAAAGAAATTGTCATACTCTGAGCCGGAGAACATTCATGAGGTCGGAACTTCTGATCAAGAGTCTAGCTTATTTCAAAGGAAGGTACCACCGCAATTCCAGCTCCCTGAGACAAGTGTTGCAGATCGACGAAGGATGTTTGAACTTGTAGCTACTCGTAGTTCAGGTACTACATTGGGCACTTCTAAACCTGAGTTAAAGCAAATGCAGCAAGATGCTTTGGCTGATTATGTGGAGCGTAAGACTGGTCGACGAATGGAAGGACGTCTTCATCGTCCTCATAGTGCCTACATGCAGTCAACCTCCTGTTTGGCCATGGACTCACAAAGCCGGACCTCCACAACTAGCATGAGCTCTCTTCAGGAACCAGGAAGAGAGAGCATCTCTGAAGTTAACCGCCAGTCTTTCACTCTTACAGCCAATACACAATATCCTTTGCACTCTAAAATAAATAGCCACACTCGGTCAAAATCAGAAAACTATCACCCTTCCTTTAGACCACAGATTGCAGAACCACAGAAACCAGAAAGGCAAGCAAAGAGAATCATTCCCAATCATGCTCCAGATCCAAACTTGGCTCACTCCCACAATACTCCTGCTAGTCAAAGCTTAGATGAGATTTTTGAAAAAGCAGTTTCAGCCAGAAGCTCAGGGAAATCAGCTTCTGCAGAGGACCTCTTAGATCGCAAAGAAGGTCATCTTGTTTCTCAGCACTTCAGATCAAAATCCTCTCCGACTGTGGAAAACCACAATCTG gATGCCTTGGCCAAAGACCTCAGATTGTTCGGGAGTGTTTCTAAAGTAaacag AGCATCAAGTGTAGCACCTGAGCAAagatcactcagtgaagttggTCTGGAACGGAGCTCATCGCTAAACCCGGGTCTAAATCAGGCGCAGCCACCCGTGATAAGGCGGGAGCGACAGCGCCACTCAGACCGACCGCGGTCTCACAGCGCCTCAGGCCTGGCAGCTTCTGTCGGATTGCCCTGTCCTTTCTCCTCTTCGGAGTGGCAAAGGACCAACAATACACAATGCCAACCCAACCTTGATGCCATTACGTTCCCAGGCACTGTTCCTGAAAATGAAACAATTCCGTTTTCAGAAAAGGACAATCAAAATTCTGCCAATGCCACCAGTTCCAAAGAAGCACCGAACAACTTGGAGAAGACAGACCATGACCTTTCAGCTCCTCACCAAGGAGTTGCAGAGTCGCTCACATCTTTCTCTTTCAACCCACCTCACGAGCCATGCCATTCTGGATTGCCCACTTCTCCCAAAGACTCTCCCAAAGATATCTCTCCCATTCGGTCTCTCCACTCTCTACGGATCTCAGAGTCTAGTCTTGGCTTTGCCCAGTCTGTTTCacaggaggaggatgatgatgtgTTTTTAACTCCAACTTCTCCACCACTAAACCCACTGtcaagaaaagaaggaaacctATCTGAAGAACCTTCACTTCCCTACCCATCAGACCAGTCCCAAATAAAGGAAGAGGCACTCGGCATTACAGTGTTTCAAGAATCACAAAAGATGATCAG CACCTCTGAGCATCCATCTGTCACAACCACCCACCAAGAAAGAGACGGTCAGTTGCATAACCTCTTAACCCTGTCAGTAACCACTGACCCCAATATCATCGCTGTGATCTCTGAAGCCGAGACAGAAGAGCTCTCAGAAAGCCATGAATTGCCATTGCTGGCCAGGAGGGAGCGCACGGAGGTGGAGATCCGGGTAGAGACTCTTGCCCGGGAGCTGGTAAGCCGGGATGAGGCTCTTGTTCCTCTTCTGGACATCTGGGCAAGCACCACTACACTGGACTTGATGGAGGACATCTTTCCTTTCTGCTCCTCTGGTCCATGGCACCAAGGCAAGAATGGCAGCAGTCATGCGGGTGACAG TGTTAAGAATACAGTGTGTGTTCCTCCTGAGGATCATGCGAGCCCCGTTCAGGGAAAAATAGAGACTAATCTGGATGAGGAAGAGTCCAACTTTAATGAGAAGAAG GTGGAGCTCCTCCAGGTTCTGACCTCGAGCATAGAGGCATTgcggacagagagagagagactggccGAGGAGCAGCAGTGCTACTGTACTTTGGGCTGCAGGATAGAGGCGCTGGTGCAGGAGCACTGCAAACCCAATGAGACTGACAAGTACCGCATGTTCATCGGCGACCTAGAAAAAATCGTCAATTTGCTGCTTTCTCTGAGCGGACGCCTGGCACGTGTGGAGAACGCCCTTAACGTCCTGCAGGGGGAGCCAGAAAAGGGAAGCGACGAGGAGAAG gcatcCTTGCAGCAGAAACAAATGCAGCTGCGCAGTCAGCAGGAAGATGCACGTGAGCTGAAAGAGAACCTGGACCGACGTGAGCGCATTGTGCTCCAGTTCCTGAGTGGCTATCTGAGCACCGTGCAACTGCAGGACTATCGCCGCTACATTCGCGCCAAACCGGCCCTGCTCATCCGCCAGCGCCACCTGGACGAACTCATCCGCCAGGGAGAGGAACAACTGTGCAGACTGAGTGAGATCACGAAGCAAGAGCTCAACCCAGAAACAGGCTTCACCCCGTCATCTTGTAGTGATTCATTCAGCTCGACAAGACCGACCGCTGTGACCTCACTCTGA